A genome region from Thermococcus onnurineus NA1 includes the following:
- a CDS encoding iron-sulfur cluster assembly protein produces the protein MRPDGILELLRTVKNPFTGQDIVSEGLVTKIVAEEDRTTIYVAFARNTPPKPFAMAITWPLQARIVKDMVKVLEDKLGYFEIVDDMTLQRYYPIEEV, from the coding sequence TTGAGACCTGATGGAATACTGGAACTCCTAAGGACAGTTAAAAATCCCTTTACAGGACAGGACATAGTCAGTGAAGGCCTTGTCACTAAAATAGTTGCGGAAGAAGACAGAACCACTATCTACGTGGCCTTCGCAAGGAACACTCCCCCCAAACCTTTTGCCATGGCCATCACCTGGCCGCTTCAGGCGAGAATTGTTAAGGACATGGTAAAGGTTTTAGAGGATAAGTTGGGATACTTTGAGATAGTTGATGATATGACTTTGCAGCGCTATTACCCGATCGAGGAGGTCTAA
- a CDS encoding carbon starvation CstA family protein, protein MNSAVIILIAAAIYVGMYMAYGRKLQSKVVKADPNRPTPAHKLYDGVDYVPAHPMVLYGHHFASIAGAGPIVGPAVAMAWGWLPGLLWVWFGNVFIGAVHDYLALMSSVRYDGKSIQWIAGKLMSKRTSMAFELYVWFALVLVIAAFAAVISGIFVGTPEAATASLLFLVVAVILGYLLYKVQIDFKVGTIIGIVLLIIAIWIGFQFPIVASKQTWYIVLGLYIIVASSLPVWILLQPRDYLNAYILWFGLILGGLAFIVVGLKGVGTFTAPAFTTWSANVVGGKPSPFWPTIPLVIACGALSGFHSIVGSGTTSKQLDNELHGLMVGYGGMFTEGFLSTIVIASIAIYGLQVFQTMNIPVDVNNWGQQYAIQVVKNGIKVGIFSKSYAYGLEDAFGIPFKTGAVFASLWVSAFALTTLDTATRLGRFAWQEIMEMVHGPEILKNKWIASIILAIFGIYMAWGGSWLIIWPAFSGMNQMLASIAMMTASLWVAKVQRPEGAWKWAVVIPALFLWITVTAALVWFLVVIKPGFWVSLITIVGLLLNLLLVVDWYAAWKKPAEEYATA, encoded by the coding sequence ATGAACTCCGCTGTAATAATATTGATAGCGGCTGCCATATACGTTGGGATGTACATGGCCTACGGAAGAAAGCTACAGAGTAAGGTCGTCAAGGCCGATCCCAACAGACCCACCCCGGCACACAAGCTCTACGATGGGGTTGATTATGTCCCAGCACACCCAATGGTTCTCTACGGCCACCACTTCGCTTCAATAGCAGGTGCAGGACCTATCGTCGGTCCAGCCGTGGCAATGGCCTGGGGATGGTTGCCAGGACTCCTGTGGGTCTGGTTCGGAAACGTCTTCATCGGTGCTGTCCATGACTATCTGGCATTAATGTCATCGGTACGCTACGATGGTAAGTCCATCCAGTGGATTGCCGGAAAGCTCATGAGCAAGAGAACCAGCATGGCCTTTGAGCTTTACGTTTGGTTCGCTCTGGTACTTGTAATAGCAGCATTCGCAGCAGTTATATCCGGAATTTTCGTTGGAACTCCAGAAGCTGCGACAGCCTCGCTGCTCTTCCTGGTAGTTGCTGTGATCCTCGGATACCTCCTCTACAAAGTGCAGATAGACTTTAAAGTCGGTACAATCATTGGAATAGTACTTCTCATCATAGCGATATGGATTGGCTTCCAGTTCCCGATAGTCGCCAGCAAGCAGACCTGGTACATCGTTCTTGGACTCTACATCATCGTGGCCTCCTCACTGCCGGTCTGGATTCTGCTCCAGCCGAGAGACTACCTGAACGCCTATATCCTGTGGTTTGGCCTTATCCTTGGTGGTCTGGCGTTCATAGTTGTCGGCCTTAAGGGTGTTGGAACCTTTACAGCCCCAGCCTTCACCACTTGGTCTGCCAACGTCGTCGGTGGCAAGCCCTCGCCGTTCTGGCCAACAATACCGCTCGTCATCGCGTGCGGTGCGCTTAGTGGATTCCACTCCATTGTCGGTTCTGGTACCACATCCAAGCAGCTTGACAATGAGCTTCACGGCCTTATGGTCGGCTACGGCGGTATGTTCACCGAGGGCTTCCTCTCAACCATCGTCATAGCTTCCATCGCCATATACGGACTCCAGGTCTTCCAGACCATGAACATCCCTGTTGACGTCAACAACTGGGGACAGCAGTATGCCATCCAGGTCGTCAAGAACGGAATAAAGGTCGGAATATTCTCCAAGAGCTACGCCTACGGTCTTGAAGATGCATTTGGAATCCCGTTCAAGACCGGCGCAGTCTTCGCCAGCCTCTGGGTCTCGGCTTTCGCTCTCACGACCCTCGACACTGCTACCAGGCTTGGCAGGTTCGCCTGGCAAGAGATCATGGAGATGGTCCACGGACCCGAAATCCTCAAGAACAAGTGGATCGCATCAATAATCCTTGCCATTTTCGGTATCTACATGGCCTGGGGCGGAAGCTGGCTTATCATCTGGCCGGCTTTCAGCGGTATGAACCAGATGCTGGCAAGCATTGCGATGATGACAGCTTCCCTGTGGGTTGCAAAGGTTCAGAGGCCAGAGGGAGCATGGAAGTGGGCAGTGGTCATCCCCGCGCTCTTCCTGTGGATTACAGTGACGGCAGCACTTGTCTGGTTCCTTGTCGTCATCAAGCCTGGATTCTGGGTGTCCCTTATCACCATCGTCGGCCTGCTCCTCAACCTGCTCCTCGTCGTCGACTGGTACGCCGCCTGGAAGAAGCCGGCCGAGGAGTACGCGACCGCTTGA
- a CDS encoding ArsA family ATPase: MREYLLPKEDFRTIFVIGKGGVGKTTTSASLAVALAKKGYKTLIISLDPAHNLGDVFMVRLNDKPKKLMENLYASELDMDKLIKAYLKHLEKNLKHMYRYLTVINLEKYFEVLSYSPGIEEYATLEAIREILIEGDHWDVIVFDTPPTGLTLRVLALPKISLIWADKLIGIRKKILERRRAIAKIQGEQKFTIEGEEFTLPKEEEEDAVMQELKAYREEVAFVEKVITDPNKTSVVAVMNPETLPLYETERAYESLKKFRVPFNLIVVNKVITLGKDIPELKVKLEAQGRVLKEIERKFKGIDVVRIPMFAEEPRGMEWLERLGGMVLET, from the coding sequence ATGAGAGAGTACCTGCTTCCAAAAGAGGATTTCAGGACAATATTCGTCATTGGAAAAGGTGGCGTCGGCAAGACAACGACGAGCGCCTCTTTAGCTGTTGCCCTGGCGAAGAAAGGATATAAAACACTCATTATATCACTCGATCCCGCCCACAACCTTGGCGACGTGTTTATGGTAAGACTGAATGACAAGCCCAAAAAGCTGATGGAAAACCTTTACGCTAGCGAGCTTGATATGGATAAGTTAATTAAAGCTTACCTCAAGCACCTAGAGAAAAACCTTAAGCATATGTACCGCTATTTGACTGTCATAAATCTAGAAAAGTATTTTGAGGTTCTAAGTTATTCTCCCGGCATAGAGGAGTATGCAACGCTGGAGGCCATAAGGGAGATACTAATCGAGGGAGATCATTGGGATGTAATAGTGTTTGATACACCTCCCACTGGCTTAACCTTGAGAGTTCTCGCTTTACCGAAGATATCCCTCATCTGGGCGGACAAACTGATAGGGATAAGGAAAAAGATACTCGAAAGAAGGCGCGCGATAGCCAAAATACAGGGAGAGCAGAAGTTCACAATTGAAGGTGAGGAGTTCACCCTACCCAAAGAGGAGGAAGAGGACGCTGTCATGCAAGAGCTAAAGGCATATCGCGAGGAAGTTGCCTTTGTCGAGAAAGTCATAACTGACCCCAACAAAACGAGTGTTGTCGCAGTCATGAATCCTGAAACGCTCCCACTCTATGAAACGGAGAGAGCCTACGAAAGCCTGAAGAAGTTCAGGGTGCCCTTTAACCTGATAGTCGTAAACAAAGTCATAACGCTGGGGAAGGACATACCAGAGCTGAAGGTCAAACTTGAAGCCCAGGGGAGGGTTTTAAAGGAGATCGAGAGGAAATTCAAAGGAATTGACGTCGTGAGGATACCTATGTTTGCGGAAGAGCCCCGGGGAATGGAGTGGCTCGAAAGGCTTGGAGGTATGGTACTTGAGACCTGA
- a CDS encoding alpha/beta hydrolase: protein MVRVYKAKFGEPRIGWVVLVHGLGEHSGRYKWLVKMLNEAGFAVYTFDWPGHGRSGGKRGHTSVEEAMEIIDSIIEEIGEKPFLFGHSMGGLTVIRYAETRPDKIRGIVASSPALAKSPKTPDFMVVLAKFLGKIAPGVTLSNGLDPKLLSRNPDAVERYIKDELVHDRISAKLGRSIFENMELAHKEAEKITVPILLIVGTGDIITLPEGARRLFRELKVKDKALKEFEGAYHEIFEDPEWGNEFHRTIVEWLVAHAGGRKEN from the coding sequence ATGGTGAGGGTTTACAAAGCCAAGTTCGGTGAGCCAAGGATTGGATGGGTTGTTCTGGTTCATGGATTGGGGGAACACAGTGGAAGATACAAGTGGCTGGTAAAGATGCTTAATGAGGCAGGCTTTGCCGTCTACACCTTCGACTGGCCGGGACACGGAAGAAGTGGTGGCAAAAGAGGACATACGAGCGTTGAGGAAGCTATGGAGATTATTGACAGCATCATTGAGGAGATTGGAGAAAAGCCGTTCCTCTTCGGCCATAGCATGGGTGGTCTAACCGTGATCCGCTATGCCGAGACGAGGCCGGATAAGATAAGGGGGATCGTCGCTTCCTCGCCAGCACTCGCTAAGAGCCCAAAGACGCCGGACTTCATGGTCGTCCTCGCGAAGTTCCTCGGAAAAATCGCGCCGGGGGTAACGCTAAGCAACGGCCTCGATCCAAAGCTCCTCTCCAGAAACCCCGATGCAGTCGAGAGGTACATCAAAGATGAACTCGTCCATGACAGGATTTCGGCAAAGCTCGGGAGGAGCATCTTCGAGAACATGGAGCTGGCACACAAAGAGGCTGAAAAAATAACGGTGCCGATTCTGCTCATTGTTGGTACGGGAGACATCATAACCCTGCCAGAAGGAGCGAGAAGGCTTTTCAGGGAGCTTAAGGTCAAAGACAAGGCCTTGAAGGAGTTTGAAGGGGCCTACCACGAGATATTCGAGGATCCTGAGTGGGGGAATGAGTTTCACAGAACGATAGTTGAGTGGTTAGTGGCCCACGCGGGAGGAAGAAAAGAGAATTAG
- a CDS encoding adenylosuccinate synthetase encodes MPSYIVVGGQWGDEGKGSLIAYLALKDEPQIIARGGVGTNAGHSVFINGRKYAVRQLPTGFMQTKARLLVGAGVLVDPGVFFHELEHLKEFNVAERVGIDYRCAIIEPRHKERDRASSYLHDKIGTTGSGCGPANADRVMRMAKQAKDIKELEPYLTDVAQEINDALDEGKLVLIEGTQGFGLSLYYGTYPYVTSKDTTASAIASDVGIGPTRVDDVIVVFKSFPTRVGEGPFPTEMSAEEAERLGLVEYGTVTGRRRRVGWFDFEFARYSARLNGATMLAITMLDKYDKGAFGVTDYDKLPRKAKEFIEEIEERVGIPVGIIKTGPELEHVIDRRDTL; translated from the coding sequence ATGCCGAGCTACATAGTTGTTGGTGGTCAATGGGGAGACGAGGGTAAGGGGTCTCTTATAGCCTACCTTGCCTTGAAGGATGAGCCTCAAATCATAGCACGCGGCGGCGTTGGGACAAACGCGGGCCACAGCGTCTTCATCAACGGTAGGAAATACGCAGTCAGACAGCTCCCAACGGGCTTTATGCAGACTAAAGCTAGGCTTCTTGTTGGGGCTGGAGTTCTTGTTGATCCAGGGGTCTTTTTCCATGAGCTTGAACACCTGAAGGAGTTCAATGTTGCCGAAAGAGTTGGCATTGATTACCGTTGCGCCATTATAGAGCCAAGACACAAGGAGCGCGATAGAGCGAGCAGCTATCTGCACGACAAAATCGGAACCACGGGTTCCGGCTGTGGGCCGGCAAACGCTGATAGGGTCATGCGTATGGCAAAACAGGCGAAGGACATCAAGGAGCTGGAGCCATATCTCACGGACGTTGCTCAAGAAATTAACGACGCGCTCGATGAAGGCAAGCTGGTTCTCATCGAGGGCACACAGGGCTTTGGACTGAGCCTCTACTACGGTACTTACCCCTACGTGACCTCGAAGGATACAACCGCTTCAGCCATAGCCAGCGACGTCGGAATCGGGCCCACGAGGGTCGACGATGTTATAGTCGTCTTCAAAAGCTTTCCGACGCGCGTTGGAGAGGGTCCGTTCCCGACGGAGATGAGTGCTGAGGAAGCTGAGAGGCTCGGTCTCGTCGAGTACGGCACTGTCACAGGAAGGCGCAGGCGCGTCGGCTGGTTCGACTTCGAGTTCGCGCGCTATTCGGCGAGGCTCAACGGGGCGACGATGCTGGCTATAACAATGCTCGACAAGTACGACAAAGGGGCCTTCGGCGTTACCGACTACGACAAGCTGCCAAGGAAGGCCAAGGAGTTTATAGAAGAAATAGAGGAAAGGGTTGGTATTCCGGTCGGCATAATCAAGACTGGTCCTGAGCTTGAGCACGTGATTGATAGGAGGGATACTCTCTAA
- a CDS encoding pyruvate/oxaloacetate carboxyltransferase, with product MVEIVDTTFRDAHQSLIATRLRTEDMLAVAEKMDKIGFYSMEVWGGATFDVCIRYLKEDPWERLKLLREHIRKTKLQMLLRGQNVVGYRHYPDDVVEKFVELAHKNGIDIFRVFDALNDVRNMEVAIRKAKEVGAEVQGAIAYTTGPIFTLEYYMKKVEELLKLDVDVITIKDMAALLTPEKAYELVSEIKETYGIPVNVHTHSTTGMAVATYLKAVEAGADFIDTAISPLAFGTAQPGIQTIWHALPKAVGSHLDRELIHQVSRYLKKLLEERYYGLLHKETLMVNPYVLKYQVPGGMFSNLIAQLKEMKALDKLDEVLEEIPHVREDLGWPPLVTPTSQIVGTQAVLNVLFGRYERITNEVKNYIKGLYGRPPAEINPELRTKVLGDEEPVSARPGELLEPALEKCRKELEKLGYLEKEEDVLTYCLFPQIALEFFKARKEGIRKPEIPKTAQKFKLYIDGVEFEVGIEGVDLSALKYLPQIASTGTPTPAVPSVPSIPASVPTPAPAPVPAPAVPTPAPVGEGVVTAPMPGKILRILVKEGDQVKTGQGLLILEAMKMENEIPAPKDGTIKKILIKEGQTVDTGQPLIELQ from the coding sequence ATGGTGGAAATAGTAGATACCACATTTAGGGACGCACACCAATCGCTCATAGCAACGCGCCTCAGGACAGAGGACATGCTTGCCGTAGCCGAGAAGATGGACAAGATAGGCTTCTACTCCATGGAAGTCTGGGGAGGAGCAACTTTCGACGTCTGCATTCGCTACCTCAAGGAAGACCCCTGGGAGAGACTTAAACTTTTGAGGGAGCACATAAGGAAGACGAAGCTCCAGATGCTGCTCAGGGGGCAGAATGTCGTTGGCTACCGCCATTACCCGGACGATGTCGTCGAGAAGTTCGTTGAGCTGGCCCACAAGAATGGCATCGACATTTTCAGGGTCTTTGACGCTCTGAACGATGTTAGGAACATGGAAGTTGCGATAAGGAAGGCCAAAGAAGTGGGTGCTGAGGTTCAGGGTGCCATAGCTTACACAACCGGACCAATCTTTACCCTTGAATATTACATGAAAAAGGTGGAGGAGCTCCTAAAGCTGGACGTCGATGTAATTACCATCAAGGACATGGCAGCCCTACTGACACCCGAGAAGGCCTACGAACTGGTGAGTGAGATAAAGGAAACCTACGGCATCCCAGTTAATGTTCACACCCACTCGACCACTGGAATGGCCGTCGCGACTTACCTGAAGGCTGTCGAGGCCGGGGCAGACTTCATTGACACAGCTATAAGCCCCCTCGCCTTTGGAACGGCCCAGCCTGGGATACAGACGATATGGCACGCGCTACCCAAAGCAGTCGGCTCTCACCTCGACAGGGAACTGATCCATCAGGTCTCGCGCTACCTCAAAAAGCTGCTTGAAGAGAGGTACTACGGCCTGCTCCACAAGGAGACCCTCATGGTGAACCCATACGTCTTAAAGTACCAAGTTCCAGGAGGAATGTTCTCCAACCTTATAGCCCAGCTCAAGGAAATGAAAGCTCTGGACAAGCTCGACGAAGTTCTCGAGGAGATTCCGCATGTGAGAGAAGATCTGGGATGGCCGCCACTGGTGACACCAACAAGCCAGATAGTCGGCACTCAAGCTGTTCTCAACGTCCTCTTCGGAAGATACGAGAGGATAACCAACGAGGTCAAGAACTACATCAAAGGCCTGTACGGAAGGCCTCCAGCAGAGATAAACCCCGAGCTAAGGACGAAGGTTCTTGGAGATGAAGAACCAGTATCAGCGAGACCGGGTGAGCTTCTAGAGCCTGCATTAGAGAAATGCAGAAAGGAGCTTGAAAAACTCGGTTATCTGGAGAAGGAAGAGGACGTCCTCACATACTGTCTCTTCCCGCAGATTGCACTGGAGTTCTTCAAAGCAAGAAAGGAGGGAATCAGAAAACCGGAAATTCCAAAGACAGCCCAAAAGTTTAAGCTGTACATTGACGGTGTAGAATTCGAAGTTGGTATTGAAGGGGTTGACCTGAGCGCCCTCAAGTATCTGCCTCAGATAGCAAGTACCGGTACTCCCACCCCAGCAGTTCCGAGTGTTCCAAGCATCCCTGCTAGCGTCCCGACTCCGGCTCCCGCTCCTGTCCCGGCACCAGCAGTACCAACTCCAGCTCCTGTTGGTGAGGGGGTTGTGACGGCTCCCATGCCGGGTAAGATTCTTAGAATACTCGTTAAAGAAGGTGATCAAGTCAAAACCGGTCAGGGACTACTCATCCTCGAGGCAATGAAAATGGAAAACGAAATCCCAGCACCAAAAGACGGAACAATAAAGAAAATCCTCATCAAAGAAGGCCAAACCGTCGACACCGGACAACCACTAATCGAACTTCAGTGA
- a CDS encoding SDR family oxidoreductase, whose amino-acid sequence MRNKLVVVTGGAGFIGSHIAWELSKDNEVIVIDNLHTGKRENVPPAAKFVRADIRDYESIAELISHADYVFHEAAQVSVVESVRDPIFTEEVNVIGTLNILRALMEGHGKLIFASSAAVYGNNPNLPLKETETPRPLSPYGVTKLTAEQYLRVFNELYGIPAVSLRYFNVFGPRQSANQYAGVISIFINRALKNEPLVIFGDGKQTRDFIYVKDVVRANILVAESRKANGRVFNVATGRQTTILELAMKIIEITNATSSILFDKPRPGDIRHSQADISEIRKLGFEPEWTLEDGLKKTVEWYQAQGLK is encoded by the coding sequence ATGAGAAACAAGTTGGTCGTGGTTACTGGAGGGGCAGGCTTCATCGGCTCTCATATTGCCTGGGAACTGAGCAAAGATAACGAGGTAATCGTCATTGACAACCTCCACACTGGAAAGAGGGAAAACGTTCCGCCGGCGGCGAAGTTCGTTCGGGCCGACATCAGGGACTACGAATCGATAGCCGAGCTGATAAGCCACGCCGATTACGTTTTTCACGAGGCTGCTCAGGTCAGCGTCGTCGAGAGCGTTAGGGACCCGATTTTCACGGAGGAAGTCAACGTTATAGGCACGCTCAACATTTTGAGAGCCCTGATGGAAGGTCATGGAAAGCTGATTTTTGCATCCTCTGCGGCGGTTTATGGCAACAATCCAAATCTGCCGCTCAAAGAGACGGAAACGCCGAGACCCCTCTCTCCTTATGGCGTCACGAAGCTAACGGCAGAGCAGTACCTTAGAGTTTTCAACGAGCTCTACGGGATACCAGCAGTTTCCCTGCGCTACTTCAACGTCTTCGGTCCGAGGCAGAGTGCCAACCAGTACGCAGGAGTTATAAGCATTTTCATCAACCGTGCGCTGAAGAACGAGCCGCTCGTAATTTTTGGCGACGGAAAGCAGACGAGGGACTTCATCTATGTCAAGGACGTTGTCAGAGCCAACATCCTGGTTGCAGAGAGCAGAAAAGCCAATGGAAGGGTCTTCAACGTCGCAACTGGGAGGCAGACAACTATTCTTGAGCTAGCGATGAAGATAATTGAAATAACCAACGCCACCAGCTCGATACTCTTCGACAAGCCAAGGCCAGGAGACATAAGACACAGTCAGGCAGACATAAGCGAGATTAGGAAACTCGGTTTTGAGCCGGAATGGACACTGGAGGATGGGCTGAAGAAGACTGTGGAGTGGTATCAGGCTCAGGGTTTAAAGTAA